From Salvelinus sp. IW2-2015 unplaced genomic scaffold, ASM291031v2 Un_scaffold1028, whole genome shotgun sequence:
tctactgacgggatgagatcaatatccttccaggataccccggccaggtcgattagaaaggcctgctcgctgaagtgtttcagggagcgtttgacagtgatggtggaggtcgtttgaccgctgacccattacggatgcaggcaatgaggcagtgatcgctgagatcttggttgaaaacagcagaggtgtatttggagggcaagtttgttaggatgatatctatgagggtacccgtgtttacggaattgggtggtacctggtaggttcattgataatttgtgtgagattgagggcatcaagcttgattTAAGGGTGgctgggtgttgagcatgttcaaatttaggtcgcctagcagcacggctctgaagatagatggggggcaatcagttcacatatagtgtccagagcacagctgggggcagagggtggtctatagcaggcggcaacggtgagagacttgtttttagagaggtggatttttaaaagtagaagttcaaattgtttgggacagacctggatagtataacagaactctgcaggcagtttttgcagtagattgcaacaccgcccctttggccgttctatcttgtctgaaaatcttgtaattggggatgaaaatgtggtctttctaagccaggattcagacacggctaaaacatccgggttggtagagtgtgctaaagcagtgaacaaaacaaacttagggaggaggcttctaatgttaacatgcatgaagccaaggctattacggttacagaagtcatcaaaagagagcgcctgggataggagtggagccaggtactgcagggcctggattcacctctacatcaccagaggaacagaggaggagtaggataagggtacggctaaaagctatgagaattggtcgcctagagctactagagcagagagtaaaaggaggtttctggggcgataaaatagtttaaaggaataatgtacagacaaaggtatggtaggatgtgaatacagtggaggtaaacctaggtattgagtgatgatgagagagatcttgtctctagaaacatcattgaaaccaggtgtgtcaTCGcgatatgtgggtggtggaactgagaggttggatatggtatagagagcagggctagaatctctacagtgaaataagccaataaacactaaccagaacagcaatggacaaggcatatttacattaaggagaggcatgcttaatcgagtgatcaataagggtccagtgagtagaggttggttggggtcgtggcgatccagacagctggccggttatatggctatcggtagcagcataggatggaggtctgtttgtagatacctcgtgcgtttcgtCGGtaggttccgtgtagtggggttttgttcagatagcagccgataagacagctaacgattagcgggcctcagatgagcgttcaggtaacgtcgggacggaggtgccgtggataaatccctcgggcagataacgtcggcagtcagtccgcggcagtcagtcgtgaaggcccggtggggttccgtatctgcagcagcaacaaaagaaacgggtccggatggtgaATTGgaaactcctcagctggctagctccagcatgatttgagtttgctccggggtcgacgtaagccaatagtcacacggtWtgcagctagctagctgcgaaatcaaggtgcaagtgtccagagcctgcggctggaatccggggaaactgagagaaaaaagtcccggaatgctccggtccgagtcgcgttgcacaaaagtgccggtagattatcgagctaaaggaatagctgatgaccacaaaacgtgggcagctgaaacaccaacgctagccagcaaaccggctaatttcggggcagctacagattagcttctggctagctatcggagcagcttctggttagctttcagRccagcttctgaattagcccctggctagcttccacgatggatcttcagattgaggtaaataataccctttgtaattggtgaagcgggttgcaggaaagcctTTGCAGGAAAGCTtctgtagttgagttcttggataacaaaataaataaaagatatgcgaagaaaaggtgtaaatatatatatatacaggacacgacacgACAATAcggaaaaagacgtctgaactgctaagccaccttggacgACAACGTCCATTtataaatatgatccccaatcagagacaacaataaacagctgcctctgattgggaaccataccaggccaacatacatatacaattcccctagataacccacccttaatcacaccccgacctaaccaacatagagaatacaCAGcactctatggtcagggcgtgacagtcagcatgccaattgcatactccctcaaaacttgagacatctgtggcaatgtgttgtgtgacaaaactgcacattttagtggcattttattgtcctcagcacaaggtgcacctgtgtaatgatcatgttgtttaatcagcttcttgatatgccacacatgtcaggtgggtggattattttggcaaaggagaaatgttcactaaaagggatgtaaacaaatttgtgcacaacatttgatagAAACAAGTTTTTCTTGCATATTGaacttttctgggatcttttatttgggactaacactttacatttatatatttgttcaataGAATGTTGTAAAACCCTGTTAGTCAGGTTATTAAGTCATTGTATTGAAGTTAACGTTTTACCCTCATTTCAATGTTTGTAAAGCTGGTTTAAATGATATGAAAACCGTACTGGTAACTTTTTGAAAAATCCAAATGTGTTTAAAACGTAGATTCAACGTCACAATCGGCCTACGTTGACAAATAACATccaaacaacgttgattcaaccagcttGTGCCCCCAGTGGGTAGATACTTCAAAAGATGATTATAAATAATATTCCATATGGGAATCATAACAAATGTCTGCATTTACTTTTCTCCACTATATAAAACCATAGACACGTGACAAAATCATAATACGCACAACAAGATAGCTAATACCACTAACATTATAGAACACAATCACGTACAGACATCTTGAACATCTGTCAATGTTTGGTTCAAATCAGTTATACAGttaacaaaaaaagaaatgccTCGCTCTGCCAAGGGTAAAAACAGGGTTAGATTTGCTGAGAGTGGCGAGACTGGCTGAGCTTCCATTAGTTGCCCGCCACAATCGCAAAAATATGTCCCCATCCTGTACACACACATCCTGAGCCAGGAACTTCCTAGCACCCTGCCTTAATCTTTTTAGAAATGATGGGGGCTTGTGAAGCAAAAAACACTTAAATCTTCAACCTACCtcctattattataattatttagcACTCAACACCTTCTACACCGTTTAAGCTAGAAACgccattcaaactttaaaacatGTAGACTGATCTGGTTTGATTTGCTTGTATTCAGCTTTTTTGAcatattttatactttttaagttgtaatttttttttgtccTTCTTTACGTCAATCTTTATAGTACATAGTACATTTATAGTACCTCAATCAGACTGAcgaaccggtgtctgtatgttacctcgctacttttatagcctcgctactgtatatagcctctcgttttactgttgttttctttctttacttacctattgttcacctaacacatttttttgcactattggttagagcctgtaagtaagcgtttcactgtaaggtctacacctgttgtattcagcggacgtgacaaataaactttgatttattCATTTTCATGGCATTTCCTCAACATTTTAAAACTCTCCATTTTGACATCACTACCAACAATCCATTCACTGTAAATTCAATAATGcaacttttgacacaaatcagctactttgaccacATCAATAACTATGGTACGGCTTGGGTATCACTAAATTGACCACTGAATCTTGAGTAATTTTTATCGTGCTCTGCTACGCAGTACAGTTATATCTGACTAAGATCAAAACATGAAGTCAAAAGTGCTTCGTCAAATATAagaggagagattatttcacagaaaataataatgttcctTGAGTTTTGTCGGAGTTTAGAGTGATGAAAAATAGCTAACAGCTAACTGATTTCTCATATCTCTACATCgagcagagcagcccaagcgAAGCTGTTGCCATGGACACTCACACGCTCAGAGTCGCCATGAGCAGAGTGTGTGCCGGAGTGattgagtgacagacagagaggagcagcaaaTTGATTTACTAATtgaggaagttatttctgatttcgggTTTCAGGCAGGGCCTTatatttggcagaagcaatcgggcctgtgtatgcagcctggtctcatagactagacgtaacatagtacatgTTAATCCGGGACACTGAAAATAGTATGaactgttatgtttggtatggttacacaaTTAAGGCAAAAACATATAACGTgcacgtctagcaacccaaatgttgggtgttcaaatctcatcaaggACAACTTCTGCATTTTagaaacttttcaactacttactactttgcaactacttagcatgttagctaacccttcccctaaccctaaccttaaccctttaacctaaccttaattttaaccctaacccatatccATGGACCATAGACACATaacaataacataaaataaacaaGATACCTAATACATATCGTACTAATTGGAGGGCACAcgactactgaaccacacaactactgatgaCCACTACTGATGACCACTACTgatgaccacacaactactgaaccacacaactactgaaccacacaactactgaaccacacaactactgaaccacacaactactgaccacaactactgaccacaactactgactaaAAACTATTGACCACTACTGACTATGGACGGGCATTTCAAATTATTTCACGATTCAAAAAATATGATTAAAGTAAaactggtaacactttacttgacacacaGTGTCATAACACCTTAAGACAAAGTCATAACCACGTCATAACGGCTGACCTAACCTGTCATAACCTGTCGTAATATGGTCATAACCACATCATAACGGCTGACCTACTAACCTGTCATAACCTGtcgtaatatggtcataacactgtcatgacgaCACATATATTTTGATCTGGTGTGACATATATAGCATTATTGTATGGCTGGTTATAACACCTACATAAGATGACAAAACCCACacaacctaccacacaaggcaaaacattccattacaccataaccTACAAGTGAACGGTATGTTTATGTTCTATAACAGTTTCTGAAATTGACCATGttaaattattattgttattgcgcacaaattgatgtcagacatgcacccaccccaatgctctgttgctgaatACCCGGGTTGAATGCAGAAGcatatttcaggagcaggacaagacaccctcttttagACTGATGATTGACATAAGACCATGTACTTGATCTGCCTTTTTGGCTTATTTGTTGATGATGTCATAATAATTCTTCACAGTCATAAAGTGTATtatcttagtccaagtaaagtgacacaggttggtcataatgcttcatgaccgtgtcataaagtgtattttctgcaAGTTACTTAAAAtatgaatgaaaaaaaaacatgactgtaaagaattaaTATCAACTGAAACAAAGGACTTAAGAAACAAACGTTCAAATGGAAGGAGACTTCTTGGCAGGGAGAAAACACGTTTGAATGAAGGTGTAAATATAACGGTCATAACAGTaatatgacaggttatgacaagttatggttatgaccatgtcataatgtgttatgatgctgggtgtcaagtaaagtgttaccataaaACTTGTTAAACTTCCAAGCCCCACAACTTTACTTGTAAAATTACCATCTAGTCCaatattgtgattttttttcaaGGGCTCTCAATTCAGCAGAGCTTTTAAATGAGTTAAAAGAAGGTTGTCAGGAAAAGGCCCTGTTCTCTGCAACACATGGAAACAAATTCTGAATTCTTTCTATTTGGAGAGCCGTTTTTGTCTGTCCACTTTGAATTTTTAATGAAGGCTTATGTCTATAAATTAAATGTAGCCTATTAAGTTATTCAacataactaaataaataatgaaatcagCAGCTTTCGAAATAAATGAAAGAAATATGATAGGCTATGAAAAATTGTTACATACAAATTGTTACTTTCATATGGGATTTGTTTTAATAGCTGAAATCATTAAATGCTATGTGTTGCGTTTGCAATTCAACATCGGCTAAAATTGGTGTAGGTCAAATAAGCAGTCTGTCACGTTTACTAAACACGTAGCCATCAGGAAAACAAGTCAAAACAATGAGGGTGCTGCTATTGTTTTTGGTTTCCACAATGGAACTTTGTTCTGCAGGAGACAAAAATCTGCTGCAATTATTTTTTGTCTAATGTTTATATACAAAAACAGGATGTAGGAGCCTGAATGTACAATTCAAATTCGCACCACTTGTATTTTGGCAGGGAATAGGGAGCCTAATTTGTCGTCCGTTTGCCAATAAGGCGTAAATGTAGCCTAtaataaattaaatcaatgatTGCTGTTGGTTTATTGGATTATGTGGGAATGATGCTGTTGTTACTTTTACTGCAACTCTCTATGTGGGGAGCAACTGGAGCAGACACCAGCCGAGAAGCAACTGTTTGTACATCCAATGCCTGTTTCTCTTTTCACATGGAGGGAGTCAGCTTTGAAGACGCTCGATTGAAATGCCATGGTGACGGAGGTTACTTGGTAACAACTAAAGACAAAAGCGAGATAGCAGAACTTCAGTCAACCCTTTTACAGATCGACGTAAGCCATCGCTATTTGGACTTCAAATTTTGGATTGGACTGAAATTGCGTAAAGGCGACTGCATTATAAGGGACATGAGTCTCAACGGTTTTAAGTGGATATCTGGAGGGGAATATTCCCAATATTCGAACTGGGAGAAGGAGCCTCGCAGCACCTGCACAGAGGAGCGTTGCGCGTTGGTACATTACTCTTTATGGAGTCGCAATGAATTGAAATGGACGGATGGATCTTGCAAAGACAAGGCTTTTTACTCGTGCAAATTCTATTTCAAGGGAATGTGTAAACCTTTGTTGTTGGCAGGAGGAGAGCAAGTGAATTACATGCTCCCATTCTCAGCAAATCCACTAAATGGTGATAATAACATGACTGCATTCCCATTTGGAACATATGCTGATATAAGATGCAATGACAATGATCACTTTTCTATTTGTAAATTAACGGATGGTGTCTATGGTTGGACTATCCCTGGTCCGTTTTGCGGCTCAGATAAACAGAACTGTGGGTATAAAAACGGTGGATGTGATCATTTGTGCGTTGATAGTGACGCTGGTGGTGTCCGTTGTGGATGCAAGGACGGTTATGTGTTAGGACAGGACAGAGTATCATGTGGCCTAAAGGAATATTGTCACAGTTCTCCATGTCAGTACCAATGTGTAACAGGACCAACGGGCTTCTCGTGCGTATGCCCAAACGGCTTCCAATTGGATAAAGACCAATTTGGTTGTATTGATGTTGATGAATGCCACATTAATGCCTGCGGTGGTCATCGTTGCATCAATACCCAAGGCAGTTACACATGTAGGTGCAAGGGAGGCTACACAATGGTTGATGGCAAATGCCACGATATAGACGAGTGCACTGAAACTAGATGTCCCCAAATATGTCTTAACTCTGAAGGATCCTTCTCCTGCCATTGCATCGCGGGGTTCACTGTGTCTGAGGACGGACATACGTGTATAGACATAGACGAATGCTTCAGTAATCGATGCGAGGACAAATGCACTAATACCATTGGTAGTTTCAGGTGTTCTTGCCATCAGAACTTCCGGTTACACCCTAATGGAATCACCTGCGTTCGAGATGTGACTGTTGTCTCCACTGCAGAGACGTCAAGTGATCATAGAGACACTGACCAACACGACGAGACCATGGACACTATAACCATATCGCCGGTTGAATTAAAAATAGAGACTCAGTTCACCCACGGACCACCTCAAGACACTATTAGGCACGACATTACGCATGACATTACGCAGCATAGGCCGTCCAGCAAAACCATTGGAATGAGTGGGCCAACGCATAATTACAATTTGTTTAGCTCTTGGCTGTCTATTTGCGTCATTGCTTCTGTTGTTCCACTACTTATTCTCATTGTAGTAACTTCTGGTATTGTCATATTTCGATGTAGTAATTCAAAAAAAGAAGCGAGGAAGAAAATCGCCACTGCTGACAGTTATTGTTGGGTGGCTTCTGGTATAGAGACTCGGTTAGAAACATTTGATGGTTCACTTGAAAGCACAGCTTGAAATTGTGTGAACTCTTGAAATGTTAAACGATAACAAATCTAAATAATATTCAGACATTGCATTAcctactaaaatatattttaaaaatcgtTGAAGaatctgaatacaaaatgttttctttttacAGCGTGTCTGAGATCATTGCCTGTACCTCATCAAAGCACATCTCCAATTTGAAGTATGTTTTATTCATAATGGTTTAACAATGTTATTTCATCGTCAtacactcaacaacaaaaatgttgggtcgatttttactattttcctgaGTTCTTGTTATTCATGTATTTTTTACCCAGCAGTGGGTTATTTCTTACTTTTCTGCTCGGTaatcattatttatattttttgctatACTCCTTCCTATACAGTCCATTGCTGTGTGCAGGAAGTTAGTCCAGTCACGTTGTGCgtcagcccagcctcacattcaattcgcacatatatgtacaaaatgtatttcagcagatttcgtgcgtttttgtgcatttttggggtggttcaattcgtttgaaaatacacgaatttctgtgctacttaattcgtgcgaaaatacacgaatttctgtgctacttaattcgtgcgaaaagacacgaatttaaccagtaggcgacacacaagccattgcaacaaccatagacgcgatcgcctgtatttatttattttacgttatgaatatatagatattttgtctttttttaaccatttaaccataagaggttatatatatattgtctttatttaatccctattaaaacattgtggttttatgcctatatgtactgttttcgatttttctgaacagacttttcaggatagaatgaatgtaagcaatgcatgatggttaatggtgttttattcggttgtagttccatgtatttcttaaaaaataaacgtgtaaactatttttattgaacagaatgtaactgaaaatacaatggcagccttgccattgtccatcaataacaaaacattttttttcgtataacatttggggaaacgtatgcagtcattgtagtcttacattttgttggccaaccaaaattaccaaaacgttaacccgtaataaggctagggtggctgagtgtaaatacatggctctgagtgtaagcactTTTCAactagaaacgttcttgtgttcaaattacgtcagtgcgaaatagctagaaagctttcgtatttccacttggctgcacctaAGCTTCTAGctaccggaaagttacaagaagaacaagaatagttacctcatcgggtcatgtgacactctggatgccccctaaaagcaatttcaaccgttttgaaaaatgacacctggtaacccaaaaaaataccaggtgcatgaaaagtttggacttagaatattttttgaaaacctccataaatcactcaggccattgactcgagaagaaaaaacataaaatattttcagaagaaaaaacagaatattttttgaaaacctccataatcactcaggccagcaccattgatttggggcggtgtatagcgctcccagagcgggtatggaagtctggatccccctaaagcatttaaggctctgtgtgtctttaagcaccatactttttcactccatccttgctgtgtgtgtgtgtgtgtgtgtgtgtgtgtgtgtgtgtgtgtgttgtgtgggtgtgtgtgtgtgtgtgtgtgtgtgtgtgtgtgtgtgtgtgtgtgtgtgtgtgtgtgtggtgtgtgagagagcttttctttgacatctgtttagcgaaattactgatttacagttcatgagggttgaccgattccacaatttaaagttttggaaagatctgacttttttaaacttcgaaacagcacctatgaccccattttaaggcacttccggttggcacaggaagctataagtaaatacatatcctgatcggggtatgcttttacagaatcctgagttttaagtctatacgttaagaactgactgatttacacagggttgaatgcactatatatcacaaactgctggttgggtatggcaaaacacttttagggtgattttatcacttccggctccaggaagcttagaatcaacacaggtagacctcatagtggcttgatggattgtcattgaagacaggttcataagacattcataaccccactaggcttcaggttgaatttagggtggcaggcaatgtgttcctatgggtgagatgtcattgtaaactgttgatgtaaacaccttcttttaactgttaagggttaatgccacacggtcaatgttggcttgcacagagaccttaggaacgttcctgaggtcaattGTGCTTCTAAActtaacagttctctctctgtctcccaaaagcaaaagacttgaaatgtaggtcaagggtcatcttctgtcactgtcgctgcgctcagaccgagcaagctacggtcaagcggggcatctcgttgaactcggcacggctatggtgatgtcatttttagtggtgatttcagaatgctattttggtgtttttcactgttgaaacatTTGCAAtgcacaaaagtcaactagcaagtcagtgtccatcagccaattagatattttcagacaccaaactgataccatctgactccaaactcactttttccaactcgtttagaagccaactatcacatatttcagagcaggcccaaaattcacagcgccttccatttaaaccataataaaacaaataatacgtagttatgttctagctgGGGTCCAGTTTCCACATTATGTTTagc
This genomic window contains:
- the LOC112069498 gene encoding complement component C1q receptor-like, whose amino-acid sequence is MIAVGLLDYVGMMLLLLLLQLSMWGATGADTSREATVCTSNACFSFHMEGVSFEDARLKCHGDGGYLVTTKDKSEIAELQSTLLQIDVSHRYLDFKFWIGLKLRKGDCIIRDMSLNGFKWISGGEYSQYSNWEKEPRSTCTEERCALVHYSLWSRNELKWTDGSCKDKAFYSCKFYFKGMCKPLLLAGGEQVNYMLPFSANPLNGDNNMTAFPFGTYADIRCNDNDHFSICKLTDGVYGWTIPGPFCGSDKQNCGYKNGGCDHLCVDSDAGGVRCGCKDGYVLGQDRVSCGLKEYCHSSPCQYQCVTGPTGFSCVCPNGFQLDKDQFGCIDVDECHINACGGHRCINTQGSYTCRCKGGYTMVDGKCHDIDECTETRCPQICLNSEGSFSCHCIAGFTVSEDGHTCIDIDECFSNRCEDKCTNTIGSFRCSCHQNFRLHPNGITCVRDVTVVSTAETSSDHRDTDQHDETMDTITISPVELKIETQFTHGPPQDTIRHDITHDITQHRPSSKTIGMSGPTHNYNLFSSWLSICVIASVVPLLILIVVTSGIVIFRCSNSKKEARKKIATADSYCWVASGIETRLETFDGSLESTA